A region of Alteromonadaceae bacterium 2753L.S.0a.02 DNA encodes the following proteins:
- a CDS encoding [NiFe] hydrogenase assembly HybE family chaperone — protein sequence MEQLSRITQQLEHYYLQTLNKRMAGIPVVNSRLQVAALEFQPWQQFYLGVMTTPWFMNLMLLPASEEAQRIMSEKYVGDKYSHLFPSGVYEFTQGYEASIGYYQSCSLFSPMFDFPDQETAVTTAHEIINALMEEKNRETLTMRETEVKQAWQPADSEQSPAATLANTNNPTGPRNLSRRQLLTGASRD from the coding sequence TGGAGCAGCTTAGCCGCATTACTCAACAACTTGAACACTATTACCTGCAAACTTTAAATAAACGCATGGCAGGGATTCCGGTGGTAAATTCCAGACTGCAGGTTGCGGCTCTGGAATTTCAACCGTGGCAGCAATTCTATTTAGGCGTGATGACTACACCCTGGTTTATGAATCTTATGTTGCTACCAGCTTCGGAAGAAGCACAACGAATCATGAGTGAAAAGTATGTTGGCGATAAATACAGCCACCTGTTTCCTTCGGGAGTTTACGAATTTACCCAGGGCTATGAAGCTTCCATCGGCTACTACCAAAGTTGTTCATTATTTTCACCGATGTTTGATTTCCCAGACCAGGAAACTGCAGTTACCACAGCGCATGAAATTATCAATGCACTCATGGAAGAAAAAAACAGAGAAACACTAACGATGCGGGAGACTGAGGTTAAGCAGGCTTGGCAGCCCGCTGATTCAGAACAAAGCCCTGCAGCAACCCTTGCCAATACGAATAATCCGACCGGCCCGAGAAATCTTAGTCGACGCCAACTGCTAACTGGAGCGAGCCGTGACTAA